A window of the Scleropages formosus chromosome 21, fSclFor1.1, whole genome shotgun sequence genome harbors these coding sequences:
- the LOC108920363 gene encoding neutral alpha-glucosidase AB-like isoform X3 yields MAAFIQRMSCLLAVWLAVVLSGIQAVDRSNFKTCIQSSFCKRMRDVVPGHSPYRALLETLELSNTRLTLQLINDNNKVRLLLELYRLQGNMTRLKINELKPLRPRFEVPDVLIADPPTEPLSLVSQDEGGVVLSLGADARHLVVSARPFRLDIVEGPHVLLSVNSRGLLAFEHQRPRKDTSSENDSEEVEAEEDAEDQNYEKEEDQADMWEETFKSHTDSKPNGPTAISMDFSLPGVEHVYGIPEHAENLRLKTTDGHDPYRLYNLDVFQYELYNPMALYGSVPVLLSHSTQRTMGIFWLNAAETWVDISSKAAENTDSVQAPSKVAQTDVRWISESGIIDVFIMLGPKPTDVFAQYASLTGTQSFPPLFALGYHQCRWNYKDQEDVRSVDQGFDDHDIPYDFIWLDIEHADGKRYFTWDPAHFSQPREMLQGLVDKRRKMVAIVDPHIKVDSGYRVHKEIRSKNLYVKNKDGGDYEGWCWPGTSGYPDFTNPEMRSWWASMFAYDQYEGSMENLYIWNDMNEPSVFNGPEVTMHKDALHGSWEHRDIHNLYGLYVQMATADGLIQRSGGVERPFVLARAFFAGSQRYGAVWTGDNAAEWSHLKISIPMCLSLGLVGISFCGADVGGFFKSPSSELLVRWYQTGAYQPFFRAHAHLDTPRREPWLFGPENTALIREAVRQRYALLPYWYLLFYKAHGTGQPVMRPLWVEYPEDVTTFTIDDEYLLGRDLLVHPVTDEGSKEVTVYLPGTGGVWYDAFTFQRHEGGQNLYVPVTMSSIPVFQRGGSIIPRKNRIRRSSSCMEKDPYTLYVALSPQGTAEGELYIDDGHTFNYEQKKQFVHRRFIFADSTLSSSNISPDSQFSTASWVERVLILGAHKPSSVTLKTSGGSVASLEFDFDEATSVLTVHKPGVNAGADWTLLFQW; encoded by the exons AATGAGCTGTCTCCTTGCTGTCTGGCTGGCCGTGGTCCTCAGTGGCATCCAGGCAGTGGATCGCAGCAACTTCAAGACCTGTATCCAGAGTAGCTTCTGCAA GAGAATGAGGGATGTTGTCCCAGGCCATTCCCCATACCGGGCCTTGCTGGAAACACTTGAACTCAGCAACACACGGTTGACCCTGCAGCTCATCAATGACAACAACAAG GTCAGGCTGCTGTTGGAGCTCTACAGGCTACAGGGAAACATGACTCGGCTGAAGATCAACGAGCTGAAGCCCCTGAGACCTCGGTTCGAAGTGCCAGATGTTCTCATCGCCGACCCTCCTACTGAGCC CCTCTCATTGGTCTCTCAGGACGAAGGCGGTGTGGTGCTGTCCCTGGGTGCGGACGCCCGCCACCTCGTGGTCAGCGCCCGGCCCTTTCGCCTGGACATTGTGGAGGGCCCACATGTCCTGCTTTCGGTGAACTCCCGCGGTCTGCTGGCCTTCGAGCACCAGCGCCCACGCAAGGACAC TAGCAGCGAAAATGACTCAGAGGAGGTAGAAGCTGAAGAGGATGCAGAGGACCAGAATTAtgaaaag GAAGAGGACCAGGCTGATATGTGGGAAGAGACCTTCAAGTCCCACACAGACAGCAAACCGAACG GACCAACCGCCATCAGTATGGATTTTTCTCTGCCTGGTGTGGAACACGTATATGGAATTCCAGAACACGCAGAGAACCTCAGACTCAAAACCACAGA TGGGCACGACCCGTACAGGCTGTACAACCTGGACGTGTTCCAGTATGAACTCTATAACCCCATGGCTCTGTACGGCTCCGTACCAGtactgctgtcacacagcaccCAGAGGACCATGGGCATCTTCTGGCTCAATGCGGCCGAGACATGGGTGGACATCAGTTCCAAAGCTGCGGAGAAT aCGGACTCTGTCCAGGCCCCCAGCAAGGTGGCACAGACAGACGTCCGTTGGATTTCAGAGAGTGGTATCATTGATGTCTTCATCATGCTGGGACCCAAACCCACAGACGTTTTTGCGCAGTACGCCTCTCTGACAG GCACCCAGTCCTTTCCTCCACTCTTTGCTCTGGGGTACCACCAGTGTCGCTGGAACTATAAGGACCAGGAGGATGTGCGCAGTGTGGACCAAGGTTTTGACGACCATGACATCCCTTATGACTTCATCTGGCTGGACATTGAGCACGCTGATGGCAAGCGCTATTTCACCTGGGATCCAGCCCACTTCTCCCAGCCCCGAGAAATGCTGCAGGGCCTTGTAGACAAGAGGCGCAAG ATGGTGGCTATTGTAGACCCCCACATTAAAGTCGACAGTGGATATAGGGTCCACAAGGAGATTCGCTCCAAAAACCTCTATGTGAAAAACAAGGATGGTGGTGACTATGAAGGCTGGTGCTGGCCTG GAACCTCCGGCTACCCAGACTTTACAAACCCAGAGATGAGAAGCTGGTGGGCCAGCATGTTTGCTTACGACCAGTATGAG GGCTCAATGGAAAATCTGTACATATGGAATGACATGAATGAGCCCTCTGTCTTCAATGGTCCTGAGGTCACAATGCACAAGGATGCACTCCATGGGTCCTGGGAGCACCGGGACATCCACAATCTCTACGGCCTCTACGTG CAAATGGCAACAGCGGACGGCCTGATCCAGCGCTCAGGAGGTGTGGAGAGACCCTTTGTTCTCGCCAGGGCCTTTTTCGCTGGATCTCAGCGCTATG GTGCTGTGTGGACAGGAGACAATGCTGCTGAGTGGAGCCACCTGAAGATCTCCATCCCTATGTGCCTCAGCCTGGGGCTGGTTGGCATCTCCTTTTGCGGTG CTGATGTGGGTGGTTTTTTCAAGTCCCCCAGCTCAGAACTGCTGGTGCGATGGTACCAGACAGGGGCATACCAGCCCTTTTTTCGAGCCCATGCACACCTGGACACCCCACGGCGCGAGCCCTGGCTGTTTGGGCCAGAGAACACAGCACTGATTCGCGAGGCAGTGCGTCAGCGCTATGCACTGCTTCCCTACTGGTATCTGCTGTTCTACAAAGCCCATGGCACTGGACAGCCTGTCATGAG GCCTCTGTGGGTGGAGTACCCTGAAGATGTCACCACCTTTACCATTGACGATGAGTACTTGCTGG GGAGGGATCTGCTGGTTCATCCCGTGACTGATGAGGGGTCTAAAGAAGTCACTGTGTACCTGCCTGGGACTGGAGGG GTTTGGTATGACGCTTTCACATTCCAGAGACACGAAGGGGGTCAGAATCTGTATGTCCCAGTCACCATGAGCTCT ATCCCAGTGTTCCAGCGAGGAGGCTCCATCATTCCCAGGAAGAACCGCATTCGACGGTCATCCTCCTGCATGGAGAAGGACCCATACACTCTGTATGTGGCCTTGAGCCCACAG gGTACAGCTGAGGGTGAGCTCTACATCGATGATGGTCACACTTTTAACTATGAGCAGAAAAAGCAATTCGTTCATAGACGCTTCATCTTTGCTGACTCTACCCTCTCCTCCAG CAACATCTCACCTGACTCTCAGTTCTCCACGGCTTCCTGGGTGGAGAGAGTGCTCATCCTGGGGGCTCACAAGCCAAGTTCAGTTACACTGAAGACATCAG GTGGCAGTGTGGCTTCATTGGAGTTCGACTTTGACGAGGCCACATCAGTGTTGACAGTTCATAAGCCAGGCGTGAATGCTGGGGCTGACTGGACCCTGTTGTTCCAATGGTGA